The genome window AAAACGCCCGCGCTGTCGCCGAGTTTCGGCTTGAGAATGTGCGTGTCGATAACTCCGTTGTTAAAGACGTATTTCTTGGCCCGTTCAACCCCTTCCGTATAAAGCAGATCAATGTTGCCGACGCCACCGCCCAGCACAATGGCATCGGGGTCCATGAAGTTAATAATCGTCGAAATAGCCCGGCCAAAGTATTCCAGCAAGCGGTCGATGGTTTGGCTTGCGTAAGGGTCGGTACCCGCCTCGTGACGGGCCAGAATCTCTTTCAAGTTTCGTTCATCGCCGCTAATGTCTTTGTAAAAACGCTGGAGCGCCGGACCCGAGAAAACCTGTTCGTTACAGCCCTGCTTGCCGCAGTAGCAAGAGTAACCGTTCTCTTCCAAGATGTTATGGCCCCATTCGCCCCCAATTCCCTGCAAGCCATTCTGCACAAAAGGAACGCCATCGTGCCCGCGAAACACCACACCACCGCCAACGCCCGTACCCATAATAACGCCAAAAACGCAGCGGTAATCGGGTGCCACCTCGGGGACGGCTCCTAAAGTGGCTTCGGCAAGCGCGAAACAGTTGGCATCGTTAGCGATTGCCACCGCAGTACCCAGTGCCTTTTCCAGGTCAAGGGGCATGTTTCTGCCGTTCATGGAGGTAGTATTGCTGCCCTTCATCACTTTCAGGCGGGGATCAAAGGTGCCGGGTGTCCCAAAACCAATCCGGTCGGGTTGGTAGCCCGTCTCTGCTTTCAGCATGTCCACAAGGCGGGCAACCTGACTAATGATATGTTCGTAGCCTTTATCGGCTTCGGTAGCAATGCGCTTTCGGATAACCACGGCGTCGGGTGAAGGCGCAGATAAAATGGCACCTTCAATTTTAGTACCACCCAGGTCGATTCCCCAGTAGGTTTGCATAGATAATCGATTAATATGGTTTGGAATTCAATCGGGCAACAGCAGGTTTCTGCATAAATTGCGCGAATTTAACCCAATATCGTTATCAATTACCGGATCTTTACGCCAATCCGCTGGGATTCTTGAAAACTACCACGAGATTGCGTCTTCATTGAAGTGATTTTTATTTATTGATTTCCCAAAATGCCCTGGTATACTAATTTTTTTCACGGTCTCGTTCAGCAAGCCTGGAAAGAGGCCCAGGATGAGGAACAGACGGCCCAGGAGGTCGATTTTATTTGTGATTTGCTGGCGCTTCAGCCCGGACAACGGGTACTGGATGTGTTTTGTGGCTACGGACGGCACGCGCTTGAGTTAGCCCGGTTGGGCTGTGTGGTGACGGGCGTGGATATTTCTGAAGAATACATTGCGGAGATTCAGACAGTAGCCCAGGACGAGCAGTTGCCTATAAAAGGTATTTGCGCTGATTTTATGGTTGCCCCACTGGAGCAGAGCTACGAAGCGGCTTATTGCTTTGGTAACAGTTTCAGTTTTTTTCCATACGACGACATGCGGCGTTTTCTTCAGAAAATCGCGGACCAATTGCCGGTTGGGGGAAAGTTTATGGCCGATACCGGAATGGTTGCCGAAAGCGTTTTACCGGATTTTCAGGAACGGAGCTGGATGAAAATTGGCGATCTGACTTTTTTGATGGAAAATGAATACGAAGTGGCCGAAAGCCGGATTAACTCGCACCTGACCTACTTACAAAATGGGCAGACCGAGTCGCGAACCGCTCAGCATTATGTGTATACCTATGCCGAGTTACGTCGCTTATTCAGGGAGGCTGGATTGGAAATCACGGAAACTTTTTCCGCCCTTGATGGCAGCGAATTTGTACTAGGCGATGAACGTTTGTTGATTCTTGCCGAGAAATTACCAGATTAGAAGGGTCATTAAGCCCATATAGAAAGCCCTACTATTTACGGTGGAAAGTAGTTTAGTTTAATCAACAATTGGTAACAGAGCAGGTTCGGCTAATTAATCCTTGTAAAGTATCTAATTATTAGTATAGTATAAAGATTGTGCACTATAATTGGATTATATAAAGTAATTTGGATTTTTTAAGGAAAAGGTCAAATCATTTCGCTAGTTTAACGGTTAAATTAACACTGTTAAATTGATACTCAAACTACATGGAAACTCTGGAACGTAAGCAACGTAGTAGAGAACAGACACGTAGCGGAATCATACTAACTGCGAAAGATATTGCTCGTCGCGAAGGATGGCAGGCGGTGTCGATCCGAAAAATTGCCGAGGCTATTGATTACAGTGCTCCGGTTGTTTACGAATATTTTGATAGCAAAGATGTGCTGATCAACGAAATTCGGAACGAGGGTTTTCGCTACCTGCAAAGCGAATATGAACGCATCAGAAATCTCTACCGCGACCCTGAAAAACGGTTGTTCGAAACGTCAATGATCCAGTGGCAATTTGCGCTGGAAAACACGGAAATATACCAGGTTATGTACAACCTGAACGGTGCTTATTGTGCACTGCCTGTTAGTGACTCAGACGATATGGAAAAAATGAGTGATGTCGTGCGACTGATCATTTTTTCGTTTATTCCCAAATCTAAAGAAAGTATTCAGAAGCTTTATTTTGAGTGGTGGTCAATGTCACACGGCATGATTGCGCTGGCTCTGCTACTTCGGAATAAACAATCGCTTGAGCAATCGGAACAAATTTACCGGGAAGCAATCCGGAAGTTCGTACGTGGACTAAAATAAGGGGACATCGGTAGCTACCAGATTTGACAATCAAGAAGGAAGAGAGCTACGAAAACCATAAGCTAGTAACATAAAAACATTACTATTAAAAAAGGTCGCCTGGAAAGGCGACCTTTTTTGTTAAAAATAAATCACCTCATTAAACCTCTGACAAAACCCGGTGTCAAACGGCTACAACAAGAACAAAGACAAAACGACAATGAACAAACTAATGATAGTAGCCGTCGCAGTCGGATTGACACTGGGTGGCTGCGCAACCCAGCAACCAACAACAAGTGGCCGATACGACAGAGATAGATATGATCCGAAAAACAGGTATGAGCAGCGTAACGAACGGTACGCCGACGACCGCCTGGAAGAACGTCTGGAACGATACGCCGGTGAATTAAATTTAAGCCGTCGGCAAGTCCGGGATCTGCAACAAATTCAAAACAAATACGAACGCCGGAGCCAGAACAACCGAAATGCTTACCGCCAGATGCAACAGCAAAAGCAACGCGAAATGCTGTCGGTACTGACGCCTAGCCAACGCGACCGACTTTACCAACTCGAACGGAATCGGCGCGACAATCGCTACGATAGCCGACGCGGTTAACCGAATTGACCTTAATACGTAATACAACCTGAAAATGATTAAAGCGGAGGCAGTTGCTTCCGCTTTTTTTGTGTCTTGAAAACCTTATGGCCAGTACTGCGCCATTTTGTGCCGCAAAAAGGCAACGCTTCGTTCCAGTTGCTCCATCCCATCCACGCCGTCTTCAATGCTGATCCAACTGTCAAAGCCAACGCGCTTTAGTTCCGTGAAAATGGCGTCGTAATCATTGAGCCCTTTGCCAATTTCTCCGTGACGCAGCCGTTTAGCATAACCTGCTGAACCGCTTTCTTCGCGTTGCAAATCGGCAATGGTTCCTTCAAGCAGGTATCGGTCGCTGGCGTGCATGGTCACTACGCGGTGCGAAACGCGTTTGAGCAGTTCCAGCGGATCTTCCCCGGCCAGATAGGTATTGCTGGGGTCATAATTCACCCCAAAATTCGGGTGTTCAATTTGCTCGACAAGCTGGCAAAAAACGGCCATTTTCTGGGCAAATTCAGGATATTCCCAGAAATCATCTTTGTAATGATTTTCGATAATGAGCGTAATACCATGCTCTTGGGCATAGGGTAAACAGGCTTCAATGCATTCAGCGGCTAGATTAACACCCTCATCAACAGTAAGTTCTGGGCGGCGTTGACCGGAAAGCACTCGGCAGTAAGAACCACCCAGGGCATACGTCATATCAATCCACCGTTTTTGTTTGGTAATCTCCCGCTGGCGAAAAGCAGCGTCCGGATGCGTGAAGTCAGGAGAGCAGCACATCATGGGAATCACTTTACCGTGTTGTTCAACCTGCTGGCGGAACCGGGGCCAGGCCGCTTCATCGGCCATCTCAAGAAAACCCGCATACCATTCCAGACCGTCAATGTCGAGTTTGACGGCTAGTTTGATCCAATCAGATAGGCGCATGGTGCTGTCTTTGCAGAGGGCTTGCATAAATGCTTTGGGAAAAGCAGCTAGTTTAGGCATGGAAATAAAGCGTAAGTAAAAAAGAACGGGGCTTTTATTTAGGAGGATTGCGTCCGATAAACGGATGTTGTTCCAGATCAACGACTTGGCCGCTAATGGGCCCACTTTCATCGGCCAGCCAATAAACAGCGGCGGCGGCGATCTCGGCGGGCCACAGGATACGACCCGCAGGCGCAAATTGGGGCGGAACGTCTTTGTACCAATCGGGAGCAAGGCCGTGCTCGTGCTTTCGCTGGGCCTCGTTTTCGGTGAGTACCCAGCCGGGATTAATCTGATTAACGCGCACGCCCTCTTCCCGGTGGAGCGTATCACCCAGATTGCGGGTCAGGGTCATGAGCGCCCCCTTCGACACGCTGTAGGCCATCAAGTTGGGTTCACCACACCAGGCGTTAACCGATCCAATGTTCAGCACACAACCCCGTGCCTCCCGCAGATGGGGTAAGGCAGCCTGAATGAGTGAAAACGGAGCGAGGGTGTTGATTTCTAGTATCTTGCGAAAAAAAGAGAGGTCGGTAGTATGAATGTTGGACGAAGCTACCAGCGCGGCGTTGTTCACCACAGCATCCAGCCGACCAAAAGTTTGCAAAGCCTTGGTAACTAAATGCTGGGCGGCGTGCTCAGCGGTGAGGTCCTCAATGTGCAATACGGCTTTGTCAGAGCCTAGATTGGCCACAACCGCTTCTCCCATTTCCTGTTCCAGTCCGTGAACGACAACGCGGGCACCTTCGGCTACACAACGTTCGGCAATGGCTTTGCCAATGCCAGTGCAGCTTCCGGTAACAAGAATAACTTTATTTTTTAGACGCATGAGGCTTTCGTTTTGAGAGTTGCCCGGGGGTAAAGAAGGCCTTAAATGGGGCGGAGCACGCTTTTGACTACGCTGCCCTGGTGCATTTTCTCAAAGGCTTCGTGCCATTCGGAAATGGGCCAAACCCCACCAATAATGGGGCGCACGTCTAATTGTCGGCTAGCCAGCAAAGTCAAAACGCGTTCCCAGATGGTCCAGTGATGGCTAAAGCTCCCCTGTAGCGTAACATTTTTCTGAACAAGCGGATCAAGCGAAAAACCCAGCGGCTGTGCCCCCCAACCCACTTTAGTGATGTGGCCATTAGGGCGAACCAGTTGCAAAGCGAGTTTCAAGGTGAGACTGATTCCGGCGGCGTCGATAATGCAGTCGGCACCAAGCCCGTCGCGGGCCTGCGCCCAGGCGGTCGCATCACCGATAATGGCTTCGCAGCCATATTGTTGCGCAATGGCCAGCCGGTGCCGATCGGCTTCCAGACCGACAATGGCTACTTCCGCGCCGCAAAGTTTAGCGACCGCCGCGCACAAAATACCGATGGTGCCGGGGCCAAGTACAAGCACACGGTCACTGGGTTTAATGCGCGAGTTCTCGACAACGGCGTTGAAGGCCACGCAGCAGGGTTCGGTCAAACAGGCTTCTTCGAAAGCCAGACCCGCCGGAACAGCGTGGAGGCAGCGGGCCGGAACGCTAACGAAGCGGGTCATGGCTCCGTTGACGCCGTAGCCGAAGCCTTTGCGAGTGGGGTCAAGGTTGTAGCGGCCACTTCGCGACATGGGATTGGTCGGATCAATAACGGCGGCCGTCTCGCTAACCACGCGGTCGCCTTCTTTCCAGCCTACGACACGACTGCCAACCTCAGCAATGTAACCACCAAATTCGTGACCTAAAACAACCGGATAATTAACGGGCCAGCTGTGGTCGGAGGTCCACTGGTGGAGGTCGCTGCCACAAACGCCAACGTTGGCCACTTCAAGGAGTACATCCTCGTCGCCAATAATTGGTTTGGGAATTTCACGGATTTCAACAGAGCCTTTTTCCGGCGCATAGTTAACAACAGCGGCAGATTTCATGAAAGGGTTTAGTAAACTTGTAGATAAACAGGACTTTATACGTGGGGCATTGTACCAACAGGAACATCCCCATAGGCGTGAATTTTAGAGCAAATCAGGCGGAGGGAGCTTTCCAGATCGCCGGAAGCGGTTTTGAACGAATCGGCATCAATGGTCAGGGGAGCGCCAAGCACCACCAGCGGCGCGCCGTATTCGGGACAGCGAATGGCCTGTTCCAGCGAAAGTCCACCAACCGCCTGAACGGGAACGTTCACCGCCTGAACAACCTCCCGGAGCTGGTCCAGCGGACTAGGCATGCGTTCGCCACGCGCGGCAATTCCCCGCCGTTCGTCGTAGCCAATGTGATGAATAATGTAGTCGCAACCCAGTTCCTCAAGCCGTCGGGCACCCGCCACCATATCGCGGCAAACCATGTTGTCGCCCATAACTTTAACCCCAAAATCGCGACCAGCTTGAACCACGCAGCGAATGGTTTCGTCGTGGGCACGGGCCATCACTACCACGTGCGTAGCACCCGCTTTAGCCATCATCTCGGCTTCCAGATACCCGCCATCCATGGTTTTCAGATCGGCCACAATCGGCACATTCGGGAAGGCACTACGCAAGGCACGTACACCGTGCAAACCTTCGGCGAGAATGAGCGGTGTCCCTGCTTCCAGCCAGTCGATCCCGGCGCGCATGGCTAAGGCGGCTGTTTCCAGCGCTTCGTCAATATTGGTTAAATCCAGCGAGAGTTGAACAATGGGCTTCATAAGGTATAAAAAGCTGAAAATACCTCATAGATAGTACTTTTGCTATTTTTTACAGCATTATAAGTATTTTTGAAGCCAATTTGCAGCATCTAGCCGTTATTACGGAAGTTAACGGTTAAAATTATTCGCTGAATGAGGTGAATAAGCAAGAATTTAAAAGGATCAGCTTTTACAACAAAACTACCATGTCGTTATCAACTACTTCGCCATCAGCGCTAAAGGCAATTCTATGGGCGGGCTTTGTAGCCGGAACACTGGATGCACTAGCAGCCGTTGTTGTTTTGGGTAAAATGAAGGCAATTCCTGTTTTTAAATACATTGCGAGCGGATTTTTTGGCCGGGAGGCGTTTACGGGTGGTATCGACATGGTTGGCTATGGCGTTCTATTCCACTATTTGATCGCCTTGGCCTTCACACTGGTTTACTTCTTTATTTTCCCGTACCTGCCTTTTCTGCGCAAGGAAAAGATCGCCAGTGGCTTACTCTATGGCATTTGCGTATGGGTAATCATGAATTTCGTGGTATTACCCTTGTCTAATGTTCCACCTACACCGTTTACCTGGCAAAATGTTCTGGTAGGAATATTGTTGCTTATGTTTTTGGTGGGACTGCCTATTTCGTGGATCATCCACCGCTACTATCGGTTAAATCGAGGGTCTTTTGTACGGCCGTTCCGTTTTTGAGTTAAGCGGCCAGGGCCATTTTGGGCAGCCGAATCCCAAAATAATCGGTCAATTTCTGCTCAAAATCCTCTGAATCCAGAATCGGAAATTCATGGACACGGGCATGCTCGGTAATTTTCAGCATACTGTCAGTCAGCGTTATTCGGCCAGTTGGGGTAGCAATGGTACAGAGTTTATTGCGGGTAAAAAACGAAGCGTGGGAAGTCTGGTGGAAATCGCACATCGCGGTAAACTCCGACAGTTTGCGGGGAACAAGCGTAAAAATATAAGACGTAACCCAATCACCCATTTCGTGCTGCTGCTGGACGGCCAAATAACGGTTGTCGTGCTGAATAATGCGGTAACGGCCTGTTTCGTCTTCCTGAATCTCATTTAGGTTGATGCGCAGTGGATGGTGCCCAAAGCGGCGGCCAAATCCAACGTCAACCAGCCACGATTCGTCATCGATGTGAGCTACGACCGCCAGATGGTCAAATTCATCCTTAAAGCCTTTTTCCACTTCGTAGACGCGTCCTGAAATCATCTCGACCTGGTAACCAATTGACTTTAGAAGCTCGTAAAACAGACTGTTGAGCTCATAGCAAAAACCACCCCGCCTTTTGATAATGATTTTATGAAACAGCGTGGGAATATCCAGCGTTATTTCCTTTCCGTAATGAATATCCAGGTTTTCGAGGGGAACCGTTAAGAGGTGGTTTTTATGAAGTTGCTTTAATACATCCAGTGGGTTATCTAAATATCCCGAATAACCGAGCCGTCTCAAATACAAATTTGTTTGCATAGTCAGTCTGGAAAGAGAAAGGTGGTATTTGTTGTTTACTTCGTCTGAACAGTGGAAAGCTATTGCTTTGCAGGAACAAAGTTCGCTTATAAAGGGCCTAAATCCAGGTAATATTGGCTGAAGCGTGGTTTTTTATAGCTGAATTGTACTTTCTGAGCCTTG of Tellurirhabdus bombi contains these proteins:
- a CDS encoding sugar phosphate isomerase/epimerase family protein, whose protein sequence is MPKLAAFPKAFMQALCKDSTMRLSDWIKLAVKLDIDGLEWYAGFLEMADEAAWPRFRQQVEQHGKVIPMMCCSPDFTHPDAAFRQREITKQKRWIDMTYALGGSYCRVLSGQRRPELTVDEGVNLAAECIEACLPYAQEHGITLIIENHYKDDFWEYPEFAQKMAVFCQLVEQIEHPNFGVNYDPSNTYLAGEDPLELLKRVSHRVVTMHASDRYLLEGTIADLQREESGSAGYAKRLRHGEIGKGLNDYDAIFTELKRVGFDSWISIEDGVDGMEQLERSVAFLRHKMAQYWP
- a CDS encoding ROK family protein produces the protein MQTYWGIDLGGTKIEGAILSAPSPDAVVIRKRIATEADKGYEHIISQVARLVDMLKAETGYQPDRIGFGTPGTFDPRLKVMKGSNTTSMNGRNMPLDLEKALGTAVAIANDANCFALAEATLGAVPEVAPDYRCVFGVIMGTGVGGGVVFRGHDGVPFVQNGLQGIGGEWGHNILEENGYSCYCGKQGCNEQVFSGPALQRFYKDISGDERNLKEILARHEAGTDPYASQTIDRLLEYFGRAISTIINFMDPDAIVLGGGVGNIDLLYTEGVERAKKYVFNNGVIDTHILKPKLGDSAGVFGAAML
- a CDS encoding arylamine N-acetyltransferase family protein produces the protein MQTNLYLRRLGYSGYLDNPLDVLKQLHKNHLLTVPLENLDIHYGKEITLDIPTLFHKIIIKRRGGFCYELNSLFYELLKSIGYQVEMISGRVYEVEKGFKDEFDHLAVVAHIDDESWLVDVGFGRRFGHHPLRINLNEIQEDETGRYRIIQHDNRYLAVQQQHEMGDWVTSYIFTLVPRKLSEFTAMCDFHQTSHASFFTRNKLCTIATPTGRITLTDSMLKITEHARVHEFPILDSEDFEQKLTDYFGIRLPKMALAA
- a CDS encoding class I SAM-dependent methyltransferase, giving the protein MPWYTNFFHGLVQQAWKEAQDEEQTAQEVDFICDLLALQPGQRVLDVFCGYGRHALELARLGCVVTGVDISEEYIAEIQTVAQDEQLPIKGICADFMVAPLEQSYEAAYCFGNSFSFFPYDDMRRFLQKIADQLPVGGKFMADTGMVAESVLPDFQERSWMKIGDLTFLMENEYEVAESRINSHLTYLQNGQTESRTAQHYVYTYAELRRLFREAGLEITETFSALDGSEFVLGDERLLILAEKLPD
- a CDS encoding SDR family oxidoreductase — its product is MRLKNKVILVTGSCTGIGKAIAERCVAEGARVVVHGLEQEMGEAVVANLGSDKAVLHIEDLTAEHAAQHLVTKALQTFGRLDAVVNNAALVASSNIHTTDLSFFRKILEINTLAPFSLIQAALPHLREARGCVLNIGSVNAWCGEPNLMAYSVSKGALMTLTRNLGDTLHREEGVRVNQINPGWVLTENEAQRKHEHGLAPDWYKDVPPQFAPAGRILWPAEIAAAAVYWLADESGPISGQVVDLEQHPFIGRNPPK
- a CDS encoding zinc-binding dehydrogenase, coding for MKSAAVVNYAPEKGSVEIREIPKPIIGDEDVLLEVANVGVCGSDLHQWTSDHSWPVNYPVVLGHEFGGYIAEVGSRVVGWKEGDRVVSETAAVIDPTNPMSRSGRYNLDPTRKGFGYGVNGAMTRFVSVPARCLHAVPAGLAFEEACLTEPCCVAFNAVVENSRIKPSDRVLVLGPGTIGILCAAVAKLCGAEVAIVGLEADRHRLAIAQQYGCEAIIGDATAWAQARDGLGADCIIDAAGISLTLKLALQLVRPNGHITKVGWGAQPLGFSLDPLVQKNVTLQGSFSHHWTIWERVLTLLASRQLDVRPIIGGVWPISEWHEAFEKMHQGSVVKSVLRPI
- a CDS encoding TetR/AcrR family transcriptional regulator; this translates as METLERKQRSREQTRSGIILTAKDIARREGWQAVSIRKIAEAIDYSAPVVYEYFDSKDVLINEIRNEGFRYLQSEYERIRNLYRDPEKRLFETSMIQWQFALENTEIYQVMYNLNGAYCALPVSDSDDMEKMSDVVRLIIFSFIPKSKESIQKLYFEWWSMSHGMIALALLLRNKQSLEQSEQIYREAIRKFVRGLK
- a CDS encoding orotidine 5'-phosphate decarboxylase / HUMPS family protein, encoding MKPIVQLSLDLTNIDEALETAALAMRAGIDWLEAGTPLILAEGLHGVRALRSAFPNVPIVADLKTMDGGYLEAEMMAKAGATHVVVMARAHDETIRCVVQAGRDFGVKVMGDNMVCRDMVAGARRLEELGCDYIIHHIGYDERRGIAARGERMPSPLDQLREVVQAVNVPVQAVGGLSLEQAIRCPEYGAPLVVLGAPLTIDADSFKTASGDLESSLRLICSKIHAYGDVPVGTMPHV
- a CDS encoding DUF1440 domain-containing protein — translated: MSLSTTSPSALKAILWAGFVAGTLDALAAVVVLGKMKAIPVFKYIASGFFGREAFTGGIDMVGYGVLFHYLIALAFTLVYFFIFPYLPFLRKEKIASGLLYGICVWVIMNFVVLPLSNVPPTPFTWQNVLVGILLLMFLVGLPISWIIHRYYRLNRGSFVRPFRF